In Corylus avellana chromosome ca2, CavTom2PMs-1.0, the following proteins share a genomic window:
- the LOC132168461 gene encoding cysteine-rich receptor-like protein kinase 25, whose translation MPSFNPFSLPIVLLYLLTFLNLTTHAAAQNYLYNICRNTTIAQNSIYSSNIKSLLSSLSSNATGNIEFYNTTAGQTTSNPVYGLFLCRGDVNAEICRKCVVNATRELAKSCAREKIAVTWYDECTVRYSNESIFSTVAVRPRVHGWNVKNVTEPDRFNRLVNTTMTQLAREASNFPIGVKKFGVKEVQFSDYENTYNLVQCTPDLSSTDCNSCLQAAINRFLIHSSGKQGGRVMFPSCNVRYELYLFYNVPTAPAPAAGLAPPPPPPAPIARSKGKNKISTATIVAIAVSIALSVVLLLFILGYCFLIRRKKYNAVEGDQIDSTNDITIVESLQFDFATIETATNKFSVHNKLGEGGFGAVYKGILPNGQEIAVKRLSRNSGQGAEQFKNEVVLVAKLQHKNLTRLLGFCLEGEEKILIYEFASNKSLDYFLYDPRKQAELDWSIRYKIIGGIARGIQYLHEDSRLRIIHRDLKASNVLLDVDMNPKISDFGMARIFGVDQTQGNTSRIVGT comes from the exons ATGCCTTCCTTCAATCCCTTCTCTCTTCCCATCGTGTTACTTTACCTGCTTACCTTCCTCAACCTGACCACTCATGCTGCTGCCCAAAATTACCTCTACAACATCTGTAGAAACACTACCATCGCCCAAAATAGCATCTACAGTTCCAATATCAAGTCCCTCCTCTCTTCCCTTTCCTCCAACGCCACCGGTAACATCGAATTCTACAACACCACCGCCGGCCAAACCACCTCCAACCCCGTCTACGGTCTCTTTCTCTGCCGTGGAGATGTCAATGCTGAAATTTGCCGAAAATGCGTGGTCAACGCAACCCGAGAGCTCGCTAAAAGCTGTGCAAGGGAAAAAATCGCTGTTACCTGGTACGACGAGTGCACGGTCCGCTACTCCAACGAGTCTATCTTCTCCACTGTGGCCGTAAGGCCTAGGGTTCACGGGTGGAACGTAAAAAATGTCACTGAGCCGGACCGGTTTAACCGGCTAGTGAACACGACGATGACCCAACTGGCACGTGAGGCCTCCAACTTTCCAATCGGTGTTAAAAAGTTTGGGGTTAAGGAAGTGCAGTTTTCCGATTACGAAAATACGTACAACCTTGTACAGTGCACACCGGACCTGTCCAGCACCGACTGCAATAGTTGTCTTCAGGCTGCTATAAACCGTTTTCTTATACATTCTAGTGGAAAGCAAGGGGGAAGAGTTATGTTTCCTAGCTGTAATGTTAGGTACGAGTTGTACCTCTTCTACAATGTACCCACAGCGCCCGCGCCTGCAGCAGGGCTtgcacctccacctccacctccagcCCCCATAGCTAGATCAAAAG gaaaaaacaaaatctcaacAGCAACGATAGTCGCCATTGCTGTTTCCATTGCTTTGTCTGTGGTGTTGCTGTTATTCATTTTGGGCTACTGTTTCCTAATTAGGAGAAAGAAGTACAATGCTGTCGAAGGAGATCAAATTG ATTCAACTAATGATATTACAATTGTGGAGTCCTTGCAATTTGATTTTGCTACAATTGAGACTGCCACAAACAAATTCTCAGTTCATAACAAGCTAGGTGAAGGTGGATTTGGTGCGGTTTACAAG GGTATACTTCCTAACGGACAAGAAATAGCTGTAAAGAGATTATCAAGAAACTCTGGACAAGGAGCAGAACAATTTAAGAATGAAGTTGTATTAGTAGCCAAACTTCAACACAAAAATTTAACAAGGTTATTGGGATTTTGcttggaaggagaagaaaagatacTCATCTATGAATTTGCGTCCAACAAAAGTCTTGATTATTTTCTATATG ACCCTAGAAAACAAGCAGAATTGGATTGGTCAATACGTTACAAGATAATAGGCGGAATAGCTCGAGGAATTCAatatcttcatgaagattctcGGTTAAGAATTATACATCGTGATCTTAAAGCCAGCAATGTATTGCTAGATGTCGATatgaacccaaaaatttcagattttggcatggcaagGATTTTTGGAGTTGATCAAACACAAGGAAATACAAGTAGAATTGTGGGGACTTAG
- the LOC132168460 gene encoding cysteine-rich receptor-like protein kinase 25, which translates to MSCFKFLVFLSLLSLSSGSEAAPTYSYHFCSNSTFFTANSNYQSNLDFVLSSLSSYATRAPGFSRAKAGEYGPDGWVYGLFLCGGVVSTTVCQDCVANATKEILRLCPLHKEAIIWYDECFLRYSNTTVFDTMSEAPRVYMGSTQTILEAEKDGFNKLLAKTMNSLATLASNSSTGKKFAKGEEKFNSSQTLYSLVQCTPDLNVSDCYRCLQSAIGDLPMCCDGKQGGRVLLPSCNIRYELYPFYNSTSASPAFSPLPPGKSKSSLITIIAIVVPIAGSVVILSIGCFFLRRKTKKNYNTLLAENVGVEITSVESLQFDLGTLEAATNNFSDGNKIGKGGFGTVYKGIFYNGQEIAVKRLSKSSGQGVAEFKNEVMLVAKLQHRNLVRLLGFCLEGEEKILVYEYVPNRSLDYFLFDAIRRRQLDWLRRYKIIRGIARGLLYLHEDSRLRIIHRDLKASNVLLDDNMDPKISDFGMARMFVMDQTQGNTSRIVGTYGYMSPEYAMHGRFSVKSDVFSFGVLLLEIISGRRNNSFYQLEHDEYLLSFTWKQWRNGSPLELLDPTIRDSFSKNEVIRCIHIGLLCVQEDPANRPTMATIVLMLESHSVSLQLPQHPAFLLRSREKRNMITKEVAHDDSTTTQSVTFSVDEASFTQLYPR; encoded by the exons ATGTCTTGTTTCAAATTTCTTGTATTCCTTTCGTTGCTTAGCCTTAGCAGTGGCAGTGAAGCAGCACCCACTTACAGCTACCACTTTTGCTCAAATTCAACCTTCTTCACCGCCAACAGCAACTACCAATCCAATCTCGACTTCGtcctctcttctctttcctctTACGCCACACGGGCCCCTGGGTTCTCCAGGGCCAAGGCTGGCGAGTACGGTCCTGACGGCTGGGTCTACGGGCTCTTTTTGTGCGGTGGCGTCGTCAGCACCACCGTCTGTCAAGACTGCGTTGCCAACGCGACCAAAGAAATACTACGACTCTGCCCCTTACACAAAGAGGCTATAATATGGTACGACGAGTGCTTCTTACGTTACTCCAACACAACCGTCTTCGACACCATGAGCGAAGCGCCCAGGGTATACATGGGGAGCACGCAGACTATCCTAGAGGCAGAGAAAGACGGCTTCAACAAGTTGTTGGCCAAAACAATGAATTCGTTGGCTACCCTCGCGTCGAATTCTTCGACGGGCAAGAAGTTTGCGAAGGGGGAAGAGAAGTTCAACAGTTCACAGACGCTGTACAGCCTCGTGCAGTGCACGCCGGACCTGAATGTGTCCGATTGCTATAGATGTTTACAAAGCGCCATAGGAGATCTTCCTATGTGCTGTGATGGGAAACAAGGCGGAAGGGTTCTGCTACCAAGTTGTAACATTAGATATGAATTGTACCCATTTTACAACTCCACATCTGCTTCGCCAGCATTTTCTCCTCTTCCTCCAG GAAAAAGCAAGTCATCTCTAATTACTATCATCGCCATTGTTGTCCCAATTGCTGGTTCGGTCGTGATTTTGTCCATTGGCTGTTTCTTCCTGCgtagaaaaacaaagaagaattaCAATACCTTACTAGCAGAAAATg TTGGGGTTGAAATTACATCTGTAGAGTCCCTGCAATTTGACTTGGGTACGCTTGAAGCTGCCACAAACAACTTCTCTGATGGTAACAAGATTGGTAAAGGTGGATTTGGTACGGTTTACAAG GGTATCTTTTACAATGGACAAGAAATAGCAGTGAAAAGGCTATCAAAAAGCTCTGGGCAAGGTGTTGCAGAATTTAAGAATGAGGTTATGCTGGTTGCAAAGCTTCAACATAGAAATCTAGTGAGGCTCTTAGGATTTTGcttggaaggagaagaaaaaatactcgtttaTGAATATGTGCCCAACAGAAGCCTTGATTACTTTTTATTCG ACGCTATAAGGCGAAGACAACTCGATTGGTTACGCCGTTACAAGATTATAAGAGGGATTGCTCGAggacttctttatcttcatgaagattctcGGCTTAGAATTATACATCGTGATCTTAAAGCTAGCAATGTTTTATTAGATGACAATATGGATCCAAAGATTTCAGATTTTGGTATGGCAAGGATGTTTGTAATGGATCAAACACAAGGAAATACAAGTAGAATTGTGGGAACATa TGGTTACATGTCTCCAGAGTATGCAATGCATGGACGATTCTCTGTGAAGTCTGATGTATTTAGCTTTGGTGTCCTACTTCTAGAGATTATCAGTGGTAGAAGGAACAACAGTTTCTATCAATTAGAACATGATGAGTACCTCTTAAGCTTT ACCTGGAAACAATGGAGGAATGGATCCCCCTTGGAATTGTTGGATCCAACCATTAGagattctttttcaaaaaatgaagtCATTAGATGCATCCATATTGGGTTATTGTGTGTTCAGGAAGATCCAGCCAACCGACCTACAATGGCAACAATAGTTCTCATGCTTGAGAGTCACTCTGTTAGCCTACAGTTACCTCAGCATCCAGCATTTTTGCTTCGGAGTAGAGAAAAGAGGAACATGATAACAAAGGAAGTGGCGCATGATGATTCTACAACAACCCAGTCAGTGACATTTTCTGTTGATGAAGCATCGTTCACTCAACTATACCCTCGATAG